The Leptospira sp. WS39.C2 genome contains a region encoding:
- a CDS encoding FAD-dependent oxidoreductase, with translation MTLKLNRFIETYDGESFDVTIIGGGITGAALAYEVASRGYSVCLLEKKDFGGATSAATGKLIHGGLRYLKQFEIGLVREALKERRNLSNIAPNLVYPYPMILPKPGIVARLGLFVYDLLSFDKTWTWDISKKIPNHKYLKRNELLKQNLGDYEDAAYFYDAICLSPERLTLSFLKSAVLFGGKISNYTEVKELLWEGSRVVGVTAVDKITKKEVTIRSQVTINASGPWSQDVLAKSKKTETSFPKQRSEGIYIITKQLSPIMTLFVGKKGHFSFAPWRGHSMIGPTEKSYFGKVEDWKLTKESILEFIDYINETSYLKEKLKLEDVLFSYGGLRPLAESSDDTYSASRKSELYDHIRDGIEGLITAAGGKYTTSRHFAETIFRSIQKKIKKRSSQSISAKQHLYGSNILDIEAFITEAKEKQKGFLPQTIDYLIRHYGLEYETILDIVRVDPNLGSVLNEDGEILAEVVYSIRFEMAKTLPDIFLRRTGLGTLGLLPKYSMEKIIQTAAKEWGWSESRIKEETKSIEDRLRLPL, from the coding sequence TTGACTCTGAAATTAAATCGATTCATTGAAACTTATGATGGGGAATCATTTGATGTTACCATTATCGGTGGTGGGATTACTGGGGCGGCACTTGCTTATGAAGTGGCCAGCCGAGGTTATAGTGTTTGTTTGTTGGAAAAAAAAGATTTTGGTGGCGCCACATCTGCAGCAACCGGAAAACTCATCCATGGTGGTCTTCGGTATTTAAAACAGTTTGAAATTGGACTTGTAAGAGAAGCTCTAAAAGAAAGAAGAAATTTGTCGAATATTGCACCTAACTTGGTGTATCCGTATCCCATGATCCTTCCAAAACCGGGAATCGTTGCAAGGCTTGGTTTGTTTGTCTATGACCTTTTGTCCTTTGATAAAACTTGGACTTGGGATATATCAAAAAAAATTCCGAATCACAAATACCTCAAACGAAACGAACTACTCAAACAAAATTTAGGCGATTATGAAGACGCCGCTTATTTCTACGATGCCATCTGCCTAAGCCCAGAACGTTTGACTCTTAGTTTTTTGAAATCAGCTGTTTTGTTTGGTGGGAAAATATCCAATTATACGGAAGTGAAAGAATTGTTATGGGAAGGTAGTCGCGTAGTGGGTGTGACTGCCGTAGACAAAATCACAAAAAAGGAAGTAACGATCCGCTCCCAAGTCACAATCAATGCTTCGGGACCTTGGAGCCAAGATGTATTGGCTAAATCAAAAAAAACAGAAACAAGTTTCCCAAAACAACGTTCCGAAGGGATTTATATCATCACGAAACAATTATCACCTATTATGACCTTGTTTGTTGGCAAAAAAGGGCATTTTAGTTTTGCTCCTTGGCGAGGGCATTCGATGATTGGGCCAACAGAAAAGTCTTACTTCGGTAAGGTGGAAGATTGGAAACTCACCAAAGAAAGTATTTTGGAATTTATTGATTATATCAACGAGACTTCTTACCTAAAAGAAAAACTAAAACTGGAAGATGTTTTATTCTCCTACGGTGGGTTACGTCCACTAGCAGAGTCAAGTGATGATACGTATTCTGCTTCTAGGAAATCAGAATTGTATGACCATATTAGAGATGGAATTGAAGGACTCATCACTGCTGCAGGTGGAAAATACACAACAAGCCGTCATTTTGCAGAAACGATCTTTCGTTCTATTCAGAAAAAAATTAAAAAACGATCAAGTCAAAGTATTTCCGCCAAACAACATTTATATGGAAGTAATATTCTTGATATAGAAGCTTTCATTACAGAAGCAAAAGAAAAACAGAAAGGATTTTTGCCTCAAACGATTGATTATCTCATTCGCCATTATGGATTAGAGTATGAAACAATTTTAGACATTGTGAGAGTGGACCCAAATTTAGGCTCTGTACTAAATGAAGATGGAGAGATCCTTGCAGAAGTTGTGTATTCGATTCGATTTGAAATGGCAAAAACCCTACCTGATATTTTTTTACGTCGTACGGGACTTGGAACTCTAGGCCTACTTCCAAAGTATTCTATGGAGAAAATCATCCAAACTGCTGCGAAGGAATGGGGTTGGTCAGAGTCACGTATCAAAGAAGAAACAAAATCAATCGAAGATCGGTTACGTTTGCCTCTTTAA
- a CDS encoding MBL fold metallo-hydrolase, giving the protein MGSFITIDTEYANLRQVASAYLIEEEGHGIVVETNTTHAIPKILSEMGKQNVSPQNLDYIIVTHVHLDHAGGAWALLESCPNAVLLAHPKTAKHLIDPNLLIKSATSVYGKENFHKLYGEIKPIPKERVRVIEDGEFLDWRGHSFEFIYTKGHANHHFCIYDKKLNGVFTGDSFGISYPHLENGKSFIFPTTTPTDFDANEAIHSIDLILGTGANVCYLTHYGEIQNLKQNAEDLKIGLQLCQKAILELKNVPKENRLSFMENQVESMIISLANRNAVTLTEKDWSLLKLDVNLNAQGLVYAFERNEKR; this is encoded by the coding sequence ATGGGATCTTTTATTACCATTGATACGGAATATGCAAATTTAAGACAGGTTGCTTCTGCTTATCTCATCGAAGAGGAAGGGCATGGAATCGTTGTTGAAACCAATACAACCCATGCGATTCCAAAAATTCTTTCTGAGATGGGCAAACAGAATGTCAGTCCACAAAACTTAGATTATATTATTGTCACCCATGTACACTTAGACCATGCGGGTGGAGCGTGGGCGTTACTCGAATCTTGCCCGAATGCAGTGTTACTTGCCCATCCGAAAACTGCAAAACATCTGATCGATCCAAACCTACTTATCAAAAGTGCAACTTCTGTTTATGGAAAAGAAAATTTCCATAAACTCTATGGAGAGATCAAACCCATCCCAAAAGAACGAGTGAGAGTGATAGAGGATGGAGAATTTTTGGATTGGAGAGGCCATAGTTTCGAGTTCATTTACACCAAAGGCCATGCCAACCATCACTTCTGCATTTATGACAAAAAACTAAATGGTGTATTTACAGGCGATTCGTTTGGAATCTCATACCCTCACTTGGAAAACGGAAAATCATTTATTTTTCCCACCACAACCCCAACAGACTTTGATGCGAATGAGGCCATTCATTCCATTGATTTAATTTTAGGAACTGGGGCTAATGTTTGTTATTTGACTCATTATGGTGAGATTCAAAATCTAAAACAAAATGCAGAAGATTTGAAAATCGGCTTACAACTCTGCCAAAAAGCTATACTTGAGCTAAAAAATGTACCAAAAGAAAATCGACTTTCTTTTATGGAAAATCAAGTGGAGTCAATGATTATCTCTTTGGCCAATCGAAATGCTGTTACACTTACAGAGAAAGATTGGTCCCTTTTGAAGTTGGATGTGAATTTGAATGCACAAGGATTGGTGTATGCATTTGAGAGAAATGAAAAACGATGA
- the fliE gene encoding flagellar hook-basal body complex protein FliE, with product MSIDRITSLSSQTYKPHSLLPQGDKVGILRSDDRHYGKTNEAKSPDEVAGTFADALKKAFEQVNEQQVEADELTQKIVFDPNSVELHDVMIAAEKARISLTFAKTMSDGFVRAYRELTTLR from the coding sequence ATGTCCATTGACCGCATCACTTCACTCTCCTCTCAAACTTACAAACCCCATTCCCTTCTCCCCCAAGGAGACAAAGTGGGAATCCTTCGTTCTGATGATCGCCACTACGGCAAAACCAATGAAGCCAAATCCCCTGATGAAGTGGCAGGAACATTTGCTGATGCTTTAAAAAAGGCTTTCGAACAAGTGAATGAACAACAAGTGGAAGCAGACGAACTCACTCAAAAGATTGTGTTTGATCCAAACTCAGTGGAACTACATGACGTGATGATTGCTGCTGAAAAAGCTAGGATCTCCCTCACCTTCGCAAAAACCATGTCAGATGGTTTTGTAAGAGCTTACAGAGAACTCACAACGTTAAGATAA
- the flgC gene encoding flagellar basal body rod protein FlgC, which yields MGMFDSINISATGLSAQRLRMDVISNNIANSTTTRNTNGDGPFRRDRVILTPINLRTQWKSPVYPFGVAPGEGKGVKVMKIEKDMSPLRLTYDPTHPDAIQTGPKKGYVELPNINIVTEMTDMISASRSYEANVQLINGSKAMMNKAMEIGRA from the coding sequence ATGGGTATGTTTGATTCGATTAATATTTCTGCAACTGGTCTTTCCGCACAAAGGCTCCGAATGGATGTGATCTCCAATAACATTGCTAACTCAACAACAACGAGAAATACCAATGGAGATGGCCCTTTTAGACGTGACCGTGTCATCCTAACACCGATTAACCTACGCACCCAATGGAAAAGTCCTGTGTATCCATTTGGTGTGGCTCCTGGCGAAGGGAAAGGGGTGAAGGTGATGAAAATTGAGAAGGACATGAGCCCTCTTCGTTTGACCTATGACCCCACTCACCCCGATGCCATCCAAACAGGACCAAAAAAAGGGTATGTGGAACTTCCGAATATCAACATCGTCACAGAGATGACGGATATGATCTCTGCTTCCCGTTCTTACGAAGCCAATGTCCAACTCATCAACGGGTCAAAAGCCATGATGAACAAAGCCATGGAAATCGGCCGAGCCTAA
- the flgB gene encoding flagellar basal body rod protein FlgB, with product MFEATHFMKTQDLLERGLGAASQRRKVISDNIANADVPNFKRSEVVFESMLKRAIESEKIEKDKAVPTKITNDRHIEFFKPLDYRDAKPKTNLDYLTTMRPDGNNVDIEKEVVEANQNQMSYNIMIDRLNQNNRLLNIVMRTN from the coding sequence ATGTTTGAAGCAACACATTTCATGAAAACTCAAGACCTTTTGGAACGAGGGCTTGGCGCGGCGTCACAAAGACGGAAGGTGATCTCCGATAACATTGCCAATGCGGATGTTCCTAATTTCAAACGATCCGAAGTAGTATTTGAATCCATGTTAAAACGAGCCATTGAATCTGAAAAAATTGAAAAAGACAAGGCTGTTCCAACAAAAATCACAAACGACCGTCATATAGAATTTTTTAAACCTCTCGATTACCGCGATGCCAAACCAAAAACCAATTTGGATTACCTCACTACGATGAGACCTGATGGAAACAACGTAGACATCGAAAAGGAAGTGGTTGAAGCCAACCAAAACCAAATGAGTTATAATATCATGATTGATCGGTTGAACCAAAACAACCGTCTACTCAACATTGTGATGAGAACCAACTAA